The following coding sequences lie in one Micromonospora sp. R77 genomic window:
- a CDS encoding proline--tRNA ligase — protein MLLRMSTLLLRTLREDPADAEVPSHRLLLRAGYVRRAAPGGYTWLPLGKLVLDRVSEIVRSELTAIGDQEVHFPALLPAEPYRTSGRWTEYGDDIFTLADRRGAEHLLAPTHEELATLLVKDVFSSYRDFPVTLFQIQTKFRDEARPRGGLLRGREFLMKDAYSFDLDDAGLRAAYQRHRDAYVRVFERLGLDFTVVHAMSGAMGGSASEEFLAATPVGEDTFVGCTACDYAANTEAVLTRAPAAGDPDAHPALTVHDTPDTPTIASLVELANARGLGGRRDWTAADTLKNVVLTVRRPGAEEAELLVVGVPGDREVDLKRVGAALHPATVEVFDDWAAHPDLVRGYLGPQLLAKLGVRCLVDPRVVPGTAWLTGANEPGRHAVHVVCGRDFTPAGTIEAAEVRAGDPCPVCQAGELVIRRGIEIGHIFQLGRRFTDAFAVDVLGPEGKPVRPTMGCYGIGVSRAVAAIAEQHHDDRGLVWPAEVAPCDVHLVAAGKGPQLDAALDLGGRLAAAGLRVLVDDRTHVSAGVKFTDAELIGIPRAVVVGRRLADGYVELRDRARGERVELPLDGLVERLTEEVVAARRDRV, from the coding sequence ATGCTGCTGCGCATGTCCACCCTGCTGCTCCGGACCCTGCGTGAGGACCCGGCGGACGCGGAGGTGCCGAGCCATCGGCTCCTGCTGCGCGCCGGCTACGTCCGCCGCGCCGCGCCGGGCGGCTACACCTGGCTGCCGCTGGGCAAGCTGGTGCTGGACCGGGTGAGTGAGATCGTCCGGTCGGAGCTGACCGCGATCGGTGACCAGGAGGTGCACTTCCCGGCGCTGCTGCCGGCCGAGCCCTACCGGACCAGCGGTCGGTGGACGGAGTACGGCGACGACATCTTCACCCTGGCCGACCGCCGGGGAGCCGAGCACCTGCTCGCACCGACCCACGAGGAACTGGCCACACTGCTGGTCAAGGACGTCTTCTCGTCGTACCGGGACTTCCCGGTGACGCTCTTCCAGATCCAGACGAAGTTCCGGGACGAGGCCCGGCCCCGGGGCGGTCTGCTGCGCGGGCGCGAGTTCCTGATGAAGGACGCCTACTCGTTCGACCTGGACGACGCCGGCCTGCGGGCCGCGTACCAGCGGCACCGCGACGCGTACGTCCGGGTGTTCGAGCGGCTGGGGCTGGACTTCACGGTGGTGCACGCGATGTCCGGGGCGATGGGCGGCTCGGCGTCGGAGGAGTTCCTGGCCGCCACTCCCGTCGGCGAGGACACCTTCGTCGGCTGCACCGCCTGCGACTACGCGGCCAACACGGAGGCGGTGCTGACCCGCGCCCCGGCGGCCGGGGACCCGGACGCGCACCCGGCGCTGACCGTGCACGACACGCCGGACACCCCGACCATCGCCTCGCTGGTCGAGCTGGCGAACGCGCGCGGCCTCGGCGGTCGCCGGGACTGGACCGCCGCCGACACGCTCAAGAACGTGGTGCTGACCGTACGCCGGCCCGGCGCCGAGGAGGCCGAACTGCTGGTCGTCGGGGTGCCCGGCGACCGGGAGGTGGACCTGAAGCGGGTCGGGGCGGCCCTGCACCCGGCCACGGTCGAGGTCTTCGACGACTGGGCGGCCCACCCGGACCTGGTCCGCGGCTACCTCGGGCCGCAGCTGCTGGCGAAGCTCGGCGTCCGCTGTCTGGTCGACCCCCGGGTGGTGCCCGGGACCGCCTGGCTGACCGGCGCCAACGAGCCGGGCCGGCACGCCGTCCACGTGGTCTGCGGTCGGGACTTCACCCCGGCGGGCACGATCGAGGCCGCCGAGGTGCGCGCGGGTGACCCCTGCCCGGTGTGCCAGGCCGGTGAGCTGGTCATCCGACGGGGCATCGAGATCGGACACATCTTCCAGCTCGGCCGGCGGTTCACCGACGCGTTCGCGGTGGACGTGCTCGGTCCCGAGGGGAAGCCGGTCCGGCCGACCATGGGTTGCTATGGCATCGGGGTGTCCCGGGCGGTCGCGGCGATCGCCGAACAGCACCACGACGACCGGGGACTGGTCTGGCCGGCCGAGGTGGCGCCGTGCGACGTACACCTGGTGGCGGCGGGGAAGGGGCCGCAGCTCGACGCGGCGCTCGACCTCGGCGGACGCCTGGCCGCCGCTGGCCTGCGGGTGCTGGTCGACGACCGCACGCACGTCTCGGCCGGGGTGAAGTTCACCGACGCGGAGCTGATCGGCATCCCGCGCGCCGTCGTGGTCGGCCGCCGTCTCGCCGACGGGTACGTCGAGCTGCGCGACCGCGCCCGCGGCGAGCGGGTGGAGCTGCCGCTCGACGGTCTGGTCGAGCGGCTGACCGAAGAGGTGGTCGCGGCGCGCCGCGACCGGGTGTAG
- a CDS encoding Ig-like domain-containing protein has product MHVRSRAIAGLVAGAVVLTAVPAAASTMAGSLGDAAAAGTAARAVVKTVGSDAVDTVARTVALAAQPVPGQTRLVPSTPRTDTPRINDGEIKDIEVIGNRVFIAGTFTSIANVGGTAITQRSLASYNMDTGKVDTGFRPTFDGSVEAVEASPDGTALYVTGSFNTVGGVTKRKIAKLNPTTGAPVAAFTATADGRGTALAVSSTAVYVGGQFNKVNGVSRPSLAAVNPTTGAVDTGFNLPLSGGIGIGGLLTVQQLKLTHDGKRLLVVHTGRQIAGQDRYGVGLVDTATKALLPWRTRLWEDNLSFVGGIQRVFAGDIAPNDSYFVVTSGSGGDRPPINDTAIAFSMTGNDNVEPLWVSRHFDSIYSVAITEKAVYVGGHFSWQESPTSNVPWPGLDNVGYGTGQGLSGYGLGDQVVRRDHLGALDPTTGTALEWNPGSNSYEGDKAMLATPRGLFVGGDGNIKGGKTVGRVGFFDLSKEPAASAVDTTVVTPIEGAVKQANEAFVLDGKAIAPAGVSRVQVEIQNRGSKQYLQDDLKTWGAANSINATLAAPNATSTGWSLSVSLPVAEYQVQAKAFARDGTSDPTKTVKKIETFRFDDLPPTTAVAAPAAGLLTTKAFTVTGTATDDKGVSAMTYWLRTADNRYLQDDGTLAPVYNTFRGEPDVIGALSTTWQLEVNLPVEGDWKLMATAVDTAGQADLRGATREWTVSSTGVAPTVAISAPVSMTPPTAAQPVTVAPGERITFSGTATDDDTVKSVEVYLRNTTTKESLAADGSWGVDAVAAYHRVSPTNLSAPSYTWSFTTEPLTAGVYDFRVRATDNLGLTTPTANLGKLTVTAQVPNDAFPNGTLNFTGTDQNIEQLHLDLAGKATDDKGVQAVRVALRDLDTGRYVQPNGTMAAAFATVNATLASPGATSTTFTLPIDLPTKGEYSVEAWAVDTAGQLDGSTSGATAKYLVYPGDLDPRLEPSLTPTDGQVYTEGRIIASGRGVDDVGMLRVEIQIVNSAGKGMNSTGVFGNSTPWITTFLTSPGSPGSNFAYTSPVIPAGAYTVSIRAVDNYGQVQQTPKVVTVTVS; this is encoded by the coding sequence ATGCACGTACGGAGCCGCGCGATAGCCGGCCTGGTTGCCGGGGCGGTCGTGTTGACCGCCGTGCCGGCGGCGGCGAGCACGATGGCGGGGAGTCTCGGCGACGCCGCCGCCGCGGGCACCGCCGCCCGCGCCGTGGTGAAGACCGTCGGCAGCGACGCGGTGGACACCGTCGCCCGCACGGTCGCGCTCGCCGCCCAACCGGTGCCGGGGCAGACCCGGCTGGTGCCGAGCACGCCACGCACCGACACGCCGCGGATCAACGACGGCGAGATCAAGGACATCGAGGTGATCGGTAACCGGGTCTTCATCGCCGGCACCTTCACCTCGATCGCCAACGTCGGTGGGACGGCGATCACGCAGCGGTCACTCGCTTCGTACAACATGGACACCGGCAAGGTGGACACCGGCTTCCGGCCGACGTTCGACGGCTCCGTCGAGGCCGTCGAGGCCTCCCCGGACGGCACGGCGCTCTATGTCACCGGGTCGTTCAACACCGTCGGTGGCGTCACCAAGCGCAAGATCGCCAAGCTCAACCCGACCACCGGCGCCCCGGTCGCGGCCTTCACCGCCACCGCGGACGGCCGGGGGACGGCCCTCGCGGTGAGCAGCACCGCCGTGTACGTGGGCGGCCAGTTCAACAAGGTGAACGGGGTGAGCCGGCCCAGCCTCGCCGCGGTCAACCCGACCACCGGGGCGGTGGACACCGGGTTCAACCTGCCGCTGTCCGGCGGCATCGGCATCGGCGGCCTGCTCACCGTGCAGCAGCTCAAGCTGACGCACGACGGCAAGCGGCTGCTGGTGGTGCACACCGGTCGGCAGATCGCCGGCCAGGACCGGTACGGCGTCGGCCTGGTCGACACCGCCACCAAGGCGCTGCTGCCCTGGCGGACCCGCCTGTGGGAGGACAACCTCTCCTTCGTCGGCGGCATCCAGCGGGTCTTCGCCGGTGACATCGCCCCGAACGACTCCTACTTCGTGGTGACCAGCGGCTCCGGTGGCGACCGCCCGCCGATCAACGACACCGCGATCGCGTTCTCGATGACCGGAAACGACAACGTGGAGCCGCTCTGGGTGTCCCGGCACTTCGACAGCATCTACTCGGTCGCCATCACCGAGAAGGCGGTGTACGTCGGCGGTCACTTCAGCTGGCAGGAATCGCCCACCTCCAACGTGCCGTGGCCCGGCCTGGACAACGTCGGCTACGGCACCGGCCAGGGCCTGAGCGGCTACGGCCTCGGTGACCAGGTGGTCCGCCGCGACCACCTCGGCGCGCTCGACCCGACCACCGGCACCGCGCTGGAATGGAACCCCGGTTCCAACTCGTACGAGGGCGACAAGGCCATGCTGGCCACGCCCCGCGGTCTCTTCGTCGGCGGCGACGGCAACATCAAGGGCGGCAAGACGGTCGGCCGGGTCGGCTTCTTCGACCTGTCGAAGGAGCCGGCGGCCTCGGCAGTCGACACCACCGTCGTCACGCCCATCGAGGGCGCGGTCAAGCAGGCCAACGAGGCGTTCGTGCTGGACGGCAAGGCGATCGCGCCGGCCGGCGTCAGCCGGGTCCAGGTCGAGATCCAGAACCGCGGCTCCAAGCAGTACCTCCAGGACGACCTGAAGACCTGGGGCGCCGCGAACAGCATCAACGCGACGCTCGCCGCGCCGAACGCCACCTCCACCGGTTGGTCCCTGTCGGTGTCGCTGCCCGTCGCCGAATACCAGGTCCAGGCCAAGGCGTTCGCCCGCGACGGGACGAGCGACCCCACGAAGACGGTCAAGAAGATCGAGACGTTCCGCTTCGACGACCTGCCGCCCACCACGGCGGTCGCCGCGCCGGCCGCCGGCCTGCTCACCACCAAGGCGTTCACCGTCACCGGCACCGCGACCGACGACAAGGGCGTCAGCGCGATGACCTACTGGCTGCGTACGGCGGACAACCGGTACCTCCAGGACGACGGGACGCTCGCCCCGGTCTACAACACCTTCCGTGGCGAGCCGGACGTGATCGGTGCGCTGTCGACCACCTGGCAGCTGGAGGTGAACCTGCCGGTCGAGGGCGACTGGAAGCTGATGGCCACCGCCGTCGACACCGCCGGCCAGGCGGACCTGCGCGGTGCCACCCGGGAGTGGACCGTCTCGTCCACGGGTGTCGCCCCGACTGTGGCGATCAGTGCCCCGGTGTCGATGACCCCGCCCACCGCCGCCCAGCCGGTCACGGTGGCGCCCGGTGAGCGGATCACCTTCTCCGGGACCGCCACCGACGACGACACCGTGAAGTCCGTCGAAGTCTACCTCCGCAACACCACCACCAAGGAGTCGCTGGCCGCCGACGGCAGTTGGGGCGTCGACGCGGTCGCCGCCTACCACCGGGTGTCCCCGACGAACCTCAGCGCTCCGTCGTACACCTGGTCCTTCACCACGGAGCCGCTCACGGCCGGCGTGTACGACTTCCGGGTGCGGGCCACCGACAACCTGGGCCTGACCACGCCGACGGCCAACCTCGGCAAGCTCACCGTCACCGCCCAGGTGCCGAACGACGCATTCCCGAACGGGACGCTGAACTTCACCGGCACCGACCAGAACATCGAGCAGTTGCACCTCGACCTGGCCGGCAAGGCGACCGACGACAAGGGCGTGCAGGCCGTCCGGGTGGCCCTGCGCGACCTGGACACCGGCCGGTACGTGCAGCCGAACGGCACCATGGCGGCGGCCTTCGCCACGGTGAACGCCACGCTCGCCTCGCCGGGCGCGACGAGCACCACGTTCACCCTGCCGATCGACCTGCCGACCAAGGGTGAGTACAGCGTCGAGGCGTGGGCCGTGGACACGGCGGGTCAGCTCGACGGCTCGACCTCCGGTGCCACCGCCAAGTACCTGGTCTACCCGGGTGACCTCGACCCCCGACTGGAGCCGAGCCTCACCCCGACCGACGGTCAGGTCTACACCGAGGGCCGGATCATCGCCAGCGGGCGGGGCGTGGACGACGTCGGGATGCTCCGGGTGGAGATCCAGATCGTCAACTCCGCGGGCAAGGGGATGAACTCCACCGGCGTGTTCGGCAACAGCACCCCGTGGATCACGACCTTCCTCACCAGCCCGGGCTCGCCGGGGTCGAACTTCGCGTACACCTCGCCGGTGATCCCGGCGGGCGCCTACACGGTGTCGATCCGCGCGGTCGACAACTACGGGCAGGTGCAGCAGACGCCGAAGGTCGTCACGGTGACCGTCAGCTAG
- a CDS encoding DUF397 domain-containing protein yields MELIDAIWRKSSRSGQGECVEVADNLPGVVGVRDSKDPTGPALTFTSDTWRTFIQYAKHH; encoded by the coding sequence ATGGAGCTGATCGACGCTATCTGGAGGAAGTCCAGCCGGAGCGGTCAGGGCGAGTGCGTCGAGGTGGCCGACAACCTGCCCGGTGTGGTCGGCGTACGCGACAGCAAGGACCCGACCGGCCCGGCCCTCACCTTCACCTCCGACACCTGGCGCACCTTCATCCAGTACGCCAAGCACCATTGA
- a CDS encoding helix-turn-helix transcriptional regulator → MEGEPTAELIRAQLRRLRLTADLSQEEFGRLVHFSGSQVSAVELGQRPLDRFFLQRADEVLGTGGLLTSLLKLAERDGQPSWLRPWLDAEQQAQQLRCYQPTLIPGLLQTENYARAVIRSADTLSEDEVEQRLSVRLDRQSILSKPKPPQFVAVIEEAVLRRADESFKAIMAEQTAHLIECAERPHVSVHVIPVEVSVHVGLIGPFVLGRDANGGWVGHLETQLGGVVVDRDEDLAILLSRWESVRNEALSRRQSIELMKEVMTSWS, encoded by the coding sequence GTGGAAGGTGAGCCGACCGCCGAGTTGATCCGGGCCCAGCTACGCAGGCTGCGGCTGACCGCCGACCTGAGCCAGGAGGAGTTCGGCCGGCTGGTCCACTTCTCCGGCTCCCAGGTGTCGGCGGTCGAGCTCGGCCAACGGCCGCTCGACCGGTTCTTCCTCCAGCGCGCCGACGAGGTGCTGGGCACGGGCGGCCTGCTGACGTCCCTGCTCAAGCTCGCCGAACGCGACGGCCAACCGAGCTGGCTACGCCCCTGGCTGGACGCCGAGCAGCAGGCGCAACAGTTGCGCTGTTATCAACCCACTCTGATTCCGGGGCTCCTACAAACGGAGAACTACGCCCGCGCGGTCATCAGATCGGCTGACACCCTGAGCGAGGACGAGGTGGAGCAGCGGCTGAGTGTCAGGTTGGATCGGCAGTCGATCCTCTCGAAACCAAAGCCACCGCAGTTCGTTGCGGTGATCGAAGAAGCCGTCCTCCGGCGCGCCGACGAAAGCTTCAAGGCGATCATGGCCGAGCAGACGGCCCACCTGATCGAGTGCGCCGAGCGGCCACACGTCAGCGTGCACGTCATCCCCGTCGAGGTCAGCGTGCACGTAGGACTCATCGGCCCCTTCGTCCTGGGCAGGGACGCCAACGGCGGATGGGTCGGCCACCTGGAGACCCAGCTCGGCGGCGTGGTCGTCGACAGGGACGAGGATCTGGCTATTCTCCTGTCGAGATGGGAGAGCGTTCGTAACGAGGCCCTGTCCCGCAGGCAGTCGATCGAGCTGATGAAGGAAGTGATGACGTCATGGAGCTGA
- a CDS encoding SigE family RNA polymerase sigma factor yields MDPLLSEFDSFVRHRTPALLRSAYLLTGDQHLAEDLVQSALARTHRSWGRLHDSGNAEAYTRRTMYHLQVSWWRRRRVAESMPGDLPEPRGGDSAADHAQQTALRLTLRAALAKLSAKQRAVLVLRFFEDRSEAEAADLLGVTVGTVKNR; encoded by the coding sequence GTGGACCCTCTGTTGAGTGAGTTCGACTCGTTCGTCCGCCACCGCACGCCGGCGCTGCTGCGCTCGGCCTACCTGCTCACCGGCGACCAGCACCTGGCCGAGGACCTCGTCCAGTCCGCGCTGGCCCGGACCCACCGGTCGTGGGGCCGGCTGCACGACAGCGGCAACGCCGAGGCGTACACCCGCAGGACCATGTACCACCTGCAGGTCTCCTGGTGGCGGCGACGCCGGGTGGCCGAGTCGATGCCGGGCGACCTGCCCGAGCCACGCGGAGGCGACTCGGCCGCCGACCACGCCCAGCAGACCGCGCTCCGGCTGACCCTGCGGGCCGCCCTGGCGAAGCTGTCGGCGAAGCAGCGGGCCGTGCTGGTGCTGCGGTTCTTCGAGGACCGTTCCGAGGCGGAGGCCGCCGATCTGCTCGGCGTCACCGTCGGCACTGTCAAGAATCGTTAG
- a CDS encoding recombinase family protein produces MVRRRARSGNRGRFDSKDALLAGGVEVRALRYQRASQDKKEQGKSVHDQGVLNLAEITKRSWTDAGSFTDNHRSASRRATKEREQFELLIEQIRAGKGDVLVVWEISRKERDLAVFVKIRDMCHEVGLYFWLVGGVLYDLRDKNDRMMLGFQAVQAEWMADSIRDNVLRGIVGAAEAGRPHGKITYGYRRIYDQRTKALLRQEPDTEIHTAVAADGTVTEYSHAQVVRDTFRKIAEGMPLTVREAELNRLGIPASQGGIWRRGILRKQVMNPAYIGKRVLRGEIVGDGIWPALVDEETYWSVVRMLEDPSRTTTRPARAVHLLSYIVRCGVCDGPLSSQRVNRHGWTGQVYSCLHKRCAAVKAEFLDEYVQRAVVAWLSRPDVYDILTAASASDEEVAHARAEAQRLRGELEEWRKLGEEGEVTAIAYARAEKGLLAQIAEHEQRAADAGIPAVLRGRIGDQAVQAWQDLGDDIPVKREIIRLVADIKLLRAGFKGERRTFGRHRLGWRWKFGPQDRQAA; encoded by the coding sequence ATGGTACGGCGTAGGGCCCGGTCGGGGAACCGGGGCCGGTTCGACAGCAAGGACGCGCTGCTGGCCGGTGGCGTAGAGGTGCGCGCGTTGCGGTATCAGCGCGCGAGTCAGGACAAGAAGGAGCAGGGCAAGAGTGTTCACGACCAGGGTGTGCTCAACCTGGCGGAGATCACGAAGCGGTCGTGGACGGACGCGGGGTCGTTCACGGACAACCACCGTTCGGCGAGCCGGCGTGCGACGAAGGAGCGGGAGCAGTTTGAGTTGTTGATCGAGCAGATCCGCGCGGGCAAGGGTGACGTGTTGGTGGTCTGGGAGATCTCCCGCAAGGAGCGGGACCTCGCGGTGTTCGTGAAGATCCGGGACATGTGCCACGAGGTCGGTCTCTACTTCTGGCTGGTCGGCGGGGTGCTGTATGACCTGCGGGACAAGAACGACCGGATGATGCTCGGCTTCCAGGCGGTGCAGGCCGAGTGGATGGCCGACTCGATCCGCGACAACGTGCTGCGCGGCATCGTCGGCGCCGCCGAAGCCGGGCGCCCGCACGGGAAGATCACCTACGGGTACCGGCGCATCTACGACCAGCGAACCAAGGCCCTACTGCGCCAAGAACCCGACACCGAGATCCACACCGCCGTGGCGGCGGATGGGACGGTGACGGAGTATTCGCACGCGCAGGTGGTGCGGGACACCTTCCGCAAGATCGCCGAAGGCATGCCCCTGACCGTGCGGGAGGCGGAGTTGAACCGGCTCGGGATCCCGGCCTCGCAGGGCGGGATCTGGCGGCGGGGGATCCTGCGCAAGCAGGTGATGAACCCGGCCTACATCGGCAAGCGGGTGCTCCGCGGGGAGATCGTCGGCGATGGGATCTGGCCCGCCCTGGTGGACGAGGAGACGTACTGGTCGGTGGTGCGGATGCTGGAGGACCCGTCCCGTACGACGACTCGTCCGGCCCGTGCGGTGCATCTGCTGTCGTACATCGTGCGCTGCGGCGTGTGTGACGGGCCGTTGTCGTCGCAGCGGGTGAACCGGCACGGCTGGACGGGGCAGGTGTACTCCTGCCTGCACAAGCGGTGCGCCGCGGTGAAGGCCGAGTTCCTCGACGAGTATGTGCAGCGCGCGGTGGTGGCGTGGCTGTCCCGCCCCGACGTGTACGACATCCTCACCGCCGCTAGTGCCAGCGACGAGGAAGTCGCTCACGCCCGCGCCGAAGCACAACGGCTGCGGGGAGAGTTGGAGGAGTGGCGCAAGCTCGGCGAGGAGGGCGAGGTCACCGCGATCGCCTACGCCCGCGCCGAGAAAGGTCTCCTCGCGCAGATCGCCGAGCACGAGCAACGCGCCGCCGACGCCGGCATCCCCGCCGTGCTGCGCGGACGCATCGGCGACCAGGCCGTGCAGGCGTGGCAGGACCTCGGCGACGACATCCCGGTCAAACGGGAGATCATCCGCCTCGTCGCCGACATCAAACTCCTGCGCGCCGGGTTCAAGGGCGAACGCCGCACCTTCGGCCGCCATCGCCTCGGCTGGCGGTGGAAGTTCGGCCCGCAAGACCGGCAAGCGGCCTGA
- a CDS encoding ABC transporter ATP-binding protein translates to MPVNTDESALVVNDLAYEVDDRVLLNEVNLDVPAGCSVAIMGPSGSGKTTLLMCLAGLLPPAEGTVLVGGQDMTRASTRQRARIRLRDIGVVYQFGELIPEISPKENVALPALLAGTPTGQAYARAMHLLEQMRIAELAEAKTVTLSGGERQRVAIARALINEPLLVLADEPTGALDSDTAREVTDLLFALPEQQRCALVVVTHNHGVARAADLCVQLEAGYLSGVDA, encoded by the coding sequence GTGCCAGTTAACACCGACGAGTCTGCGCTAGTCGTTAACGACCTCGCCTACGAGGTCGATGATCGAGTTCTCCTGAACGAGGTCAACCTCGACGTTCCGGCCGGCTGTTCCGTCGCCATCATGGGTCCTAGCGGCAGCGGCAAGACCACCCTGCTCATGTGTCTGGCGGGCCTCCTGCCTCCCGCCGAGGGCACGGTGCTCGTCGGCGGCCAGGACATGACGCGAGCGTCCACCCGGCAGCGCGCGCGAATCAGACTGCGCGACATCGGAGTCGTCTATCAGTTCGGTGAACTGATTCCCGAGATATCGCCGAAAGAGAATGTTGCTCTTCCGGCGTTGTTGGCTGGCACTCCGACTGGGCAGGCATACGCGAGGGCGATGCACCTGCTCGAGCAGATGCGGATCGCTGAGCTAGCGGAGGCCAAAACGGTCACGTTGTCCGGAGGGGAGCGGCAACGGGTCGCGATTGCCAGGGCATTGATCAACGAACCGCTTCTTGTTCTCGCTGACGAGCCCACGGGAGCATTGGACAGTGACACCGCGCGCGAGGTTACTGACCTGCTTTTCGCTCTGCCCGAGCAGCAACGCTGCGCCCTAGTCGTGGTGACGCACAACCATGGGGTCGCTCGCGCGGCGGACCTGTGCGTCCAGCTCGAGGCTGGCTACCTGAGCGGGGTCGACGCGTGA